The Couchioplanes caeruleus sequence GTACAGCACGCTGCTCGACATACCGTCGCAGCGTTCGCGCAGGTTCCGCGCGCCGACCGGCCCTTCGCCCAGTTCCCACAGGATCCGCAGCGCCCAGCGGCGGCCGAGCAGATCCAACGCGGCCATCAACGGCCGCCCGGTCGTCGAGCCGCGCACCGGACGACCTGGCTGTGGAACGCCTCGCACCGCCACCCGTTGCCGTTTCTGAATCCGTAACGCTACCGTACGTGCCGGCGGTTTCTGAAACAGAACAGGGAGGGCGCATGTCCCGCATGGCCCCACTTCAACCGCCGTACCAGGCGGAGATCGAGCACCAGCTCCAGGCGATCGGCTACGTGGCGCGAGCCGCCCGCATCCGCCTCGAGCCCGGCGCCCCGACCTTCGCCTCGGTCCTCAGGCCATGATCGCCATCGTCAACGTCTGCCTTCGCGAAGGCCGGGGCGGCAGCCCGACAGCCGTCGTCGACGATGCCGCCCCGGCCACACTGACCGATGCCGAGCGCAGCCGGGTGCCGGTCCGTTGCGGCACCTCGCATGCCGTCTTCGTAACCCGGCGGCATCCGCAGAGCGCTCCAGGCGTGTCGACGCCTCACGAAAGCCGCGCCGCGACCGCACCATCCACCGTGGATCTGCGCTTCTTCACCGCCGGGGGAGAGCTGCCCGCATGCGGCCACGGCACGATCGCCGCCATGGCCTTCCTCGCCCGGCAGCGCGGGAGCACCGAGCACGAGTTCAGGCTGTGCGTCTCGGCTCGGACCTTCGCCGGCCGCGCCGTTCTCGACGGCGACACCATCCATGCCGCCTTCGACCCGGGTTCGGTCGCCCTGCGCGAACCCGCCTCAGCCGAGATCGATCCCGTTGTCGCCGCCCTGGGCGTGGGCCCGGACCTGCTGGCCCCCGGCGCCTGCGTCGCCTCACTGGGCCGGGCTCGGATGCTGATCCCGGTCGCCACGCCCGCGGTCGTCGCAGCCCTCGTCCCCGAGTTCGACCGGCTGCGCGCGGCCTGCGACCGGTTCGGACTACTCGGCTGCTATGTCTATTCGGCACCGACGAGCGCCGGCCGCGTCACGGCACGCATGTTCGCCCCCTCGATCGGAGTCCCCGAAGACATCGCCAACGCCAACAGCACCGCCTGCCTCGCCGCTCACCTGGCCGACCGCGGCGTCACCGACCTCCGCGTCGACATGGGCGACGCCCTCGGCAGTCCCGCCACCATCACCGCCTCCACCCGCCGGTGTCCGACCGGCCTGAAGATTCTGGTCGGCGGCGCCGCAACCTTCACCGGTACCCGGTGATCTAGGGCTGTAGCCCCTTGCGCACCTTAGGCCGGCGGTGGTGACGATCGCCGGCCGGACGATTCCCTCCCGCCGCAAGGGGAAGCTGACGGCCAGTGGGGAAGCGGGGCCGACGGGACAGCAGTTCGCGTGCCGTCAGCACCCTGTACTGCGGGGTCGAGGCGCGACCCGTGCCAAGTCCGGCGGCAAGCCGTCGGCCAAAGTCCGCGAAAGCGCGGCGTTCGATGTGCGGCGGGATATCGTGGTCGGTGCGGACAGCTCGCTCGGGCCCCACGGCGGGCACCAGCGCGGCCGCCCGGTATACCAGTGCCGGTCTGCTGAGGCGGCTGATCGTGCGCCGCTGCTGGTCACGGAGGCGTTGCGGTGCTGTGGCCGTTCGCCGGGAATCCTGCGCGGATCGGTGAATGAGCGGTCCGTCCATTGCTCTGTCGTGTGATGGATCCTGCGGAATGCGGGTGGCCCGGCCGTCCCGCAATGACGTGGCCCGGCCGTCCCGCAATGACAACGGCCGGGATCTGTCCGGAGGACTCAGGCCGGCCCCGGGCACTCAGGTCCTGCCGGGTGGGCCTTTCGGCCCTGACCACCGGCCCTGACGCCGCCTAACGTCCGAGGTGAGAAGGAGGTCGCGTGGTGAAGAACTGGCATGTGGACGACGTGATGACGACTGCGGTGGTCACGGTCGCGGAGACGGTGCCGTACCGGACCGTCGTGGACCTGCTCATCAGGAACCGGCTGAGCGCCGTACCGGTGGTCGACGACTTCCAGCGCGTGACCGGTGTGGTCTCCGAGGCCGACCTGCTGCGCAAGATCGAGTACGCCGGTCAGGAGCAGCCGCGGATGTTCGAGGGGCGGCGCCGCCGTGGTGAGCGGCTGAAGGCCAACGCCCTTACCGCCGCCGACCTGATGAGCAGTCCGGCGGTGACCGTGTTGACGGGCACGTCGATCCCCGCCGCTGCACGGCTCATGGACAGGGAACGGGTCAAGCGGCTTCCCGTGACCGACGATCTCGGCCGTCTGGTCGGCATCGTCTCCCGCAGCGACCTGCTCAAGGTGCATCTGCGTCCCGACGACGACATCCACCGTGACGTCCTGCACAATGTCGTGCGCGTGCACATGACCGACGCGCCTGAACAGGTGCAGGCCGACGTGCGCGAGGGCATCGTGACGCTGCACGGCCGCGTCGATCGGTGGTCGACGGCGGACATCGCCGGCCGGCTCACCCACCAGATCGCCGGCGTCGTCGATGTCGTCGACGAGCTGACCTACGACTACGACGACCGCGAGATCCTCGGCACCGGAGTTACCCACGGGGTCGGCTGAGCTGCCATTGCCGCAAGTCGCAGACCGGTTCGGCCGCCCGACCGCCGGCGTGTCCGCAACACCGTCGACGGTCGCACCACTGCCGGCCGCATGCGTGTGCACACGCGCACGGAGTACGGCGCCGCCCGACAGGATGTCTGAATGGCCGGAAATCCAGCGATTCGCTCCGTTAGAAGCCTATAACAAGGGGTAGACGCCTGTTTCTGAGATGCGGCAGCCGAGGAGCCACCATGACCACCGTCTCACCGCGTCCTGTACGCACTCGGCCGCATCCGGTGCGCCGGCAGGTGAAAGGTTCGGCGCTCGCGCGGATCCTGCGCACGACGGACGCGAAACAGATCGGGATCATGTACATGGTCACGTCGATCGTGTTCTATGTGATCGGTGGTTTCCTGGCGTTGCTGATGCGGGCGGAGCTGGCCCGGCCGGGCATGCAGGTCCTGTCGCCCGAGCAGTTCAACCAGATGTTCACGATGCACGGCACGATCATGCTGCTGTTCTTCGCGACGCCGATCGTGTTCGCCTTCGCGAACTACGTGATCCCGATCCAGATCGGTGCCCCCGACGTGGCGTTCCCGCGGCTCAACGCCTTCGCCTACTGGCTCTACCTGTTCGGCAGCCTGATGGCCATGAGCGGATTTCTCACCCCCGGTGGCGCCGCCGACTTCGGCTGGTTCGCGTACACGCCGCTCAGCGACGACCTGCACTCGCCGGGCGTCGGCGGCAACATGTGGGTGGTCGGCCTGGCCGTCGGCGGTCTGGGCACCATCCTGGGCGCCGTCAACATGATCACGACGATCATCACGCTGCGGGCGCCGGGCATGACCATGTTCCGGATGCCGATCTTCACGTGGAACATCCTGGTCACCAGCCTGCTGGTGATCATGATCTTCCCGTTCCTGGCCGCCGCCCTCTTCGCGCTCGCCGCGGACCGCGTTTTGGGCGCCCACGTCTTCGACATCGACACCGGCGGCCCGATGTTGTGGCAGCACCTCTTCTGGTTCTTCGGCCACCCCGAGGTGTACGTGATCGCGCTGCCGTTCTTCGGCATCATCACCGAGGTCATCCCGGTCTTCAGCCGCAAGCCGGTCTTCGGCTACAAGGGCCTGGTCGGCGCGACCCTGCTGATCGCAGCCCTGTCGATGAGCGTGTGGGCGCACCACATGTTCGCCACCGGCCAGGTGCTGCTGCCGTTCTTCAGCCTGCTGAGCTTCATGATCGCCGTACCGACCGGCATGAAGTTCTTCGTCTGGATCGGCACGATGTGGCGCGGCCAGATCAGCTTCGAGTCGCCGATGCTGTTCGCGGTCGGCTTCATGGTCACCTTCCTGTTCGGTGGCCTCTCCGGCGTACTCCTCGCCTCCCCGCCGATCGACTTCCACGTGTCGGACTCGTACTTCGTCATCGCGCACTTCCACTACGTGCTCTTCGGCACGATCGTGTTCGCGGTGTTCTCCGGCATCTACTTCTGGTTCCCGAAGATGTTCGGCCGGATGCTCGACGACCGGCTCGGAAAGATCCACTTCTGGCTGACGTTCCTGGGCTTCCACACCACGTTCCTGGTGCAGCACTGGCTCGGTACCGAGGGCATGCCGCGCCGCTACGCCGACTACCAGCCCGACGACGGCTTCACCACGCTGAACACCATCTCCACCATCGGATCCTTCGTCCTGGGCGTGGCCACGCTGCCGTTCCTCTACAACGTCTGGAAGTCGTACAAGGCCGGCCAGCTCGTCACGGTGGACGACCCGTGGGGCCACGGCAACTCGCTGGAGTGGGCGACCTCGTCGCCGCCGCCGTTGCGCAACTTCGACCGCATGCCGCGGATCCGCTCGGAGCGCCCGGCGTTCGACGCCAAGTACCCCGAACTCGCCGCGGGCGGGCAGTCCTTGGCCGGCCCGCCGGAGGGTGGCGCGCGCCCCTTGACGACCGAGTCGGATGGCGGCGCCACCTACTCGGAGGACGTGAGCACGGACCGCGACCGTTGACGCGGCAGTCGCGTGTCCGGCCGGATTGGCTTCGCCGCGCGATGCCGTCAAGGGCTTCTGCCGCGCAAGGTCAAGTCCGGCTGTCCGGCTATGCTCCGGCCGTCCATCAGCAACCTGGCGCTGCGTCGCAGGGTTTCTGATGGACGAACATCGCCACTGGCTCGCT is a genomic window containing:
- a CDS encoding winged helix-turn-helix transcriptional regulator, which codes for MRGSTTGRPLMAALDLLGRRWALRILWELGEGPVGARNLRERCDGMSSSVLYQRLRELLAAGLVHHRGDDDRYELTPVGRSLGAAIAPLEQWAGTWAASGH
- a CDS encoding PhzF family phenazine biosynthesis protein, whose product is MIAIVNVCLREGRGGSPTAVVDDAAPATLTDAERSRVPVRCGTSHAVFVTRRHPQSAPGVSTPHESRAATAPSTVDLRFFTAGGELPACGHGTIAAMAFLARQRGSTEHEFRLCVSARTFAGRAVLDGDTIHAAFDPGSVALREPASAEIDPVVAALGVGPDLLAPGACVASLGRARMLIPVATPAVVAALVPEFDRLRAACDRFGLLGCYVYSAPTSAGRVTARMFAPSIGVPEDIANANSTACLAAHLADRGVTDLRVDMGDALGSPATITASTRRCPTGLKILVGGAATFTGTR
- a CDS encoding CBS domain-containing protein, coding for MVKNWHVDDVMTTAVVTVAETVPYRTVVDLLIRNRLSAVPVVDDFQRVTGVVSEADLLRKIEYAGQEQPRMFEGRRRRGERLKANALTAADLMSSPAVTVLTGTSIPAAARLMDRERVKRLPVTDDLGRLVGIVSRSDLLKVHLRPDDDIHRDVLHNVVRVHMTDAPEQVQADVREGIVTLHGRVDRWSTADIAGRLTHQIAGVVDVVDELTYDYDDREILGTGVTHGVG
- the ctaD gene encoding cytochrome c oxidase subunit I; this encodes MTTVSPRPVRTRPHPVRRQVKGSALARILRTTDAKQIGIMYMVTSIVFYVIGGFLALLMRAELARPGMQVLSPEQFNQMFTMHGTIMLLFFATPIVFAFANYVIPIQIGAPDVAFPRLNAFAYWLYLFGSLMAMSGFLTPGGAADFGWFAYTPLSDDLHSPGVGGNMWVVGLAVGGLGTILGAVNMITTIITLRAPGMTMFRMPIFTWNILVTSLLVIMIFPFLAAALFALAADRVLGAHVFDIDTGGPMLWQHLFWFFGHPEVYVIALPFFGIITEVIPVFSRKPVFGYKGLVGATLLIAALSMSVWAHHMFATGQVLLPFFSLLSFMIAVPTGMKFFVWIGTMWRGQISFESPMLFAVGFMVTFLFGGLSGVLLASPPIDFHVSDSYFVIAHFHYVLFGTIVFAVFSGIYFWFPKMFGRMLDDRLGKIHFWLTFLGFHTTFLVQHWLGTEGMPRRYADYQPDDGFTTLNTISTIGSFVLGVATLPFLYNVWKSYKAGQLVTVDDPWGHGNSLEWATSSPPPLRNFDRMPRIRSERPAFDAKYPELAAGGQSLAGPPEGGARPLTTESDGGATYSEDVSTDRDR